From Mastacembelus armatus chromosome 13, fMasArm1.2, whole genome shotgun sequence, one genomic window encodes:
- the LOC113125650 gene encoding tumor necrosis factor receptor superfamily member 19, which translates to MVWMLHYTFSLVLTVHVMYSTLIPVRAEDDSRECREQEYKDRFGNCKPCKQCDAGQELSKECGFGYGEDARCVSCRSSRFKEDRSLQKCKPCLDCGLLNRFQKGNCSTTTNAVCGDCLPGYYRKTKLSGFQDMECIRCGDPPPPYEPHCSGRVNLVPLPSVVTSSRDVALAAVICSALATVLVALLVLCVIYCKRQLLEKKPSATSLRSQDCPYSGAELSCLDPRWLHDFPQRPCCQCHLGPGHTCGPVHLIPSLCCDESCSLGRSEDNSPFQSQTSLSDRNTNPDEEGTPMQLEGHPESFCNQAGWMVGSSEPAECFGLPECTPEPAGLWRLEGEEEHEGVVEAEECSSKEKSPEKAIQSYSEAVTDAFLANQYSSSQ; encoded by the exons ATGGTCTGGATGCTTCATTACACCTTCTCACTTGTACTGACTGTACACGTCATGTATTCAACTCTG ATTCCTGTGAGGGCCGAGGACGACAGCAGAGAATGCAGAGAACAGGAGTACAAGGACCGGTTTGGGAACTGTAAACCCTGCAAGCAGTGTGATGCAGGACAGGAGCTCTCAAAG GAATGTGGCTTTGGTTATGGAGAGGATGCCCGGTGTGTGTCCTGCCGGAGTAGTCGCTTCAAAGAGGACCGGAGCCTGCAGAAGTGCAAGCCCTGTCTGGACTGTGGACTCCTCAATCGCTTCCAGAAGGGAAACtgctccaccaccaccaacGCAGTGTGTGGCGACTGTCTGCCGGG ATATTACAGGAAGACGAAATTAAGTGGTTTCCAAGACATGGAGTGTATACGATGTGGAGACCCCCCACCTCCTTACGAACCTCACT GCAGCGGGCGCGTGAACCTGGTGCCGCTGCCCTCGGTGGTAACCAGCTCACGGGACGTGGCCCTGGCCGCGGTAATCTGCAGTGCTCTGGCTACGGTGCTGGTGGCGCTGCTGGTCCTGTGTGTCATCTACTGCAAGAGACAGCTGCTGGAGAAGAAGCCCAGCG CGACCTCTCTGAGGTCCCAGGACTGTCCTTACAGTGGGGCCGAGCTGTCCTGCCTGGACCCTCGCTGGCTGCACGACTTTCCCCAGAGACCCTGCTGCCAGTGTCACCTGGGCCCTGGACACACCTGTG GTCCAGTCCACTTGATCCCATCTCTGTGCTGTGATGAGAGCTGCAGTCTGGGCCGCAGTGAGGACAACAGTCCCTTCCAGTCCCAGACGAGCCTCAGTGACAG AAATACAAACCCAGATGAGGAGGGCACCCCTATGCAGCTGGAAGGACATCCTGAGTCTTTCTGTAACCAGGCAGGTTGGATGGTGGGGAGCTCAGAGCCTGCAGAGTGTTTTGGACTGCCCGAGTGCACCCCCGAACCTGCAGGGCTATGGAGGTTGGAAGGGGAAGAGGAGCATGAGGGTGTCGTGGAAGCAGAGGAGTGCAGTTCAAAGGAGAAGTCACCTGAGAAAGCCATCCAGAGCTACAGTGAAGCTGTGACAGATGCATTTCTGGCCAACCAGTACTCATCGAGTCAGTAA